In Synechococcus sp. PCC 6312, one genomic interval encodes:
- a CDS encoding carbohydrate ABC transporter permease — protein sequence MDKPTQPIPAAVMAWGFLAPALIFLGIFVFIPILYLGVLSFTGGSFTRSGVYGVGWQNYQRLFLSPDFWQVLGNTVYFTIATVIPSLILPLLIAVGLNGPIWGRTTLRTAYFLPSVTSIVAAGLGFRWLFQTDGPVNGLLEHFGVEAISWLGSTTWAMPVLILLSIWKQLGFNMVVFLAGLQTIPLSLYEAARLDGAGAWQQFRYVTLPGLQPTLVLTAVTTTIFTLRSFEQVYVVTGGGPLNSTNLLVYYIYQQAFGMFDFGYAAAAAMVLLVATLVLIWIQLRTWQQS from the coding sequence GTGGATAAACCAACCCAACCTATACCGGCGGCCGTGATGGCCTGGGGATTTTTAGCTCCGGCTTTGATTTTTCTAGGAATTTTTGTCTTTATCCCAATTCTTTACCTCGGAGTTTTAAGCTTTACGGGGGGCAGCTTTACCCGTTCCGGTGTCTATGGTGTCGGTTGGCAGAATTATCAACGCCTTTTCTTGAGTCCCGACTTCTGGCAAGTTTTAGGCAACACCGTTTATTTCACCATCGCCACGGTGATTCCTAGCCTCATTCTTCCCCTCCTAATTGCGGTGGGCTTAAATGGGCCAATTTGGGGCCGGACAACCCTAAGAACCGCCTATTTTTTACCTTCTGTGACTTCGATTGTGGCTGCCGGATTGGGGTTTCGCTGGCTCTTTCAAACTGATGGGCCGGTGAATGGGCTATTGGAACACTTCGGGGTAGAGGCAATTTCCTGGTTGGGGAGTACCACCTGGGCCATGCCCGTCTTAATCCTGTTGAGTATTTGGAAGCAACTGGGGTTTAATATGGTTGTTTTTCTGGCCGGCCTGCAAACCATTCCCCTCAGTCTCTATGAAGCCGCCCGTTTGGATGGGGCCGGGGCCTGGCAACAATTTCGCTATGTCACCCTCCCAGGCCTGCAACCCACCCTTGTCTTAACCGCAGTGACAACGACAATTTTCACCCTTCGCAGCTTTGAACAGGTCTATGTGGTGACGGGTGGCGGCCCCCTTAACTCAACAAATTTATTGGTCTATTACATCTATCAACAGGCCTTTGGGATGTTTGATTTTGGTTACGCGGCCGCGGCGGCCATGGTGTTACTCGTGGCTACCTTGGTGTTAATTTGGATCCAACTCAGAACCTGGCAACAATCCTAA
- a CDS encoding 2-isopropylmalate synthase has translation MSIKYPPQAIDRILIFDTTLRDGEQSPGASLNVDEKLVIAKQLAKLGVDIIEAGFPFASPGDFEAVQRIAAIVGIETGPVICGLARATQADIKAAAQALAPAHFKRIHTFIATSDIHLEFKLKKSRAEVLKIAAEMVAYAKSFVEDVEFSPEDAGRSDPEFLYQVLEAAIAAGATTINIPDTVGYTTPAEFGALIKGIKDNVPNIDQAIISVHGHNDLGLAVANFLKAAKNGARQLECTINGIGERAGNAALEELVMALHVRRQYFNPFLGRAIDSEDPLTNIDTRQIYKTSRLVSNLTGMLIQPNKAIVGANAFAHESGIHQDGVLKHKLTYEIMDAQLIGLAENQIVLGKLSGRNAFASRLRELGFELSESDLNRAFVRFKEVADKKREITDWDLEAIVNDETQASDPGGYVLEFVQVACGDHAKPTATVIVRTPDGEELTDAAIGTGPVDAVYRAINRVIDLPNRLIEYSVQSVTAGIDAMGEVTIRLQHEDRIYSGHAANTDVIVASAQAYMNALNRLARGLKQQPLHPQTVASAGV, from the coding sequence ATGAGCATCAAATATCCTCCCCAGGCCATTGACCGGATTTTAATTTTCGATACCACGCTGCGTGATGGGGAACAATCTCCCGGCGCGTCCCTCAATGTGGATGAAAAGCTGGTCATCGCTAAACAACTGGCCAAATTGGGGGTGGATATTATTGAAGCCGGATTTCCCTTTGCCAGCCCCGGCGATTTTGAAGCCGTTCAACGAATTGCGGCCATTGTTGGCATCGAAACCGGCCCCGTCATTTGTGGTTTAGCCCGGGCCACCCAGGCCGATATTAAAGCCGCCGCCCAGGCCTTGGCTCCAGCCCATTTCAAACGCATCCACACCTTCATTGCCACCTCGGATATTCATTTAGAATTCAAGCTGAAAAAGAGCCGGGCCGAAGTCCTCAAAATTGCCGCAGAGATGGTGGCCTATGCTAAGTCCTTTGTCGAGGATGTCGAGTTTTCCCCGGAAGATGCCGGCCGTTCGGATCCGGAATTTCTCTATCAAGTCCTCGAAGCTGCCATTGCCGCCGGAGCCACGACGATCAACATTCCCGACACGGTGGGTTATACGACTCCGGCCGAATTTGGCGCGTTGATTAAAGGGATTAAAGATAATGTCCCCAACATTGACCAGGCCATTATTTCGGTGCATGGGCATAACGATCTGGGCCTGGCGGTGGCGAACTTCTTGAAAGCGGCGAAAAACGGGGCCCGGCAACTGGAATGTACGATCAACGGTATTGGTGAGCGGGCCGGTAATGCAGCCTTAGAAGAATTGGTCATGGCCCTCCATGTCCGGCGGCAATACTTCAACCCGTTCTTAGGGCGCGCGATCGATTCCGAAGACCCCCTAACCAACATTGATACCCGCCAAATCTACAAAACTTCGCGATTGGTCTCCAACTTGACCGGGATGTTGATTCAGCCCAATAAAGCCATCGTCGGGGCCAACGCCTTTGCCCATGAGTCGGGAATTCATCAGGATGGGGTGCTCAAACACAAGCTCACCTACGAAATCATGGATGCCCAACTGATTGGCCTGGCGGAAAACCAGATCGTCTTGGGGAAACTGTCGGGACGAAATGCCTTTGCCAGTCGTTTGCGGGAATTGGGCTTTGAACTCTCAGAGTCGGATTTGAATCGGGCCTTTGTTCGGTTTAAGGAAGTCGCCGACAAAAAACGGGAAATTACGGATTGGGACTTGGAAGCTATTGTCAACGATGAAACCCAGGCCAGTGATCCCGGTGGTTATGTCTTGGAATTTGTCCAAGTGGCCTGTGGTGATCATGCCAAACCCACCGCAACCGTGATTGTCCGGACTCCAGACGGAGAAGAACTCACCGATGCGGCTATTGGAACAGGGCCAGTGGATGCGGTCTATCGGGCGATTAATCGGGTAATTGATCTGCCAAATCGCTTAATTGAATACTCGGTGCAGTCAGTGACCGCCGGGATTGATGCCATGGGAGAAGTGACGATTCGGCTGCAACATGAAGATCGGATTTATTCCGGTCATGCGGCCAACACCGATGTGATTGTGGCTTCGGCCCAGGCCTACATGAATGCCCTCAATCGTTTGGCGCGGGGTTTGAAGCAACAGCCCTTGCATCCGCAAACAGTAGCCTCGGCAGGGGTCTAA
- a CDS encoding 2TM domain-containing protein: MPPRWPRKPDPQDPAYRRLEDRINFAVHVALFAATNSGIWFFDIFLDKNWPWPAWLTGIWLLGLLTHALYIFKLSDYGTTPMENKP, encoded by the coding sequence ATGCCGCCCCGTTGGCCCCGCAAACCCGACCCCCAGGATCCAGCCTATCGTCGTCTCGAAGACCGGATTAACTTTGCGGTCCATGTTGCTTTGTTTGCGGCCACCAATTCCGGAATTTGGTTTTTTGACATATTCCTAGATAAAAATTGGCCCTGGCCGGCCTGGTTAACGGGGATTTGGCTCCTAGGTTTACTCACCCACGCCCTGTATATCTTCAAGCTTTCGGACTACGGCACAACCCCAATGGAAAATAAACCCTAG